A section of the Primulina eburnea isolate SZY01 chromosome 1, ASM2296580v1, whole genome shotgun sequence genome encodes:
- the LOC140832947 gene encoding (6-4)DNA photolyase codes for MPPACLNFSLMRFSLSQANPTMASGSNSLMWFRKGIRLHDNPALEYAARGSDFVYPVFVIDPHYMDPDPNAFSPGSKLAGLNRIRFLLESLVDLDFNLKKIGSRLLVLKGEPSEVLSRCLNEWRISKLCFEFDTEPYYQALDKKVKNHASAAGVEIYSPVSHTIFNPLDIIQKNGGKPPLSYQSFIKLAGKPSWASSHISDEITWLPPVGSVGNCMISEVPSMKELGYEDKEEDERTPFKGGESEALKRLRESISNNEWVANFEKPKGDPSSFLKPATTVLSPYLKFGCLSSRYFYQCIQDVQRDVKKHTSPPVSLLGQLLWREFFYTVAFGTPNFDQMKDNKICKQIPWKYDDELLVAWRDAKTGFPWIDAIMVQLQKWGWMHHLARHCVACFLTRGDLLVHWEMGRDVFERLLIDSDWSINNANWMWLSCSSFFYQYNRIYSPISFGKKYDPKGNYIRHFLPMLKDMPDEYIYEPWTAPRNVQVKAKCIIGKDYPKPVVDHKSASKECKQLFHEAYELNKRLNGKVNEEGLKDLRRKFEEVEREQEPKSKKLKQKLIG; via the exons ATGCCACCCGCTTGTCTGAACTTCAGTTTAATGCGATTCTCGCTCTCACAAGCCAACCCGACAATGGCTTCCGGGTCGAACTCTCTCATGTGGTTCAGGAAGGGTATCCGGCTCCACGACAACCCGGCGCTGGAGTACGCCGCGAGGGGGTCGGACTTTGTTTACCCCGTTTTCGTGATCGACCCGCACTACATGGATCCCGACCCGAACGCCTTCTCCCCCGGGTCGAAACTGGCCGGCTTGAACAGGATCAGGTTCTTGCTCGAGAGTCTTGTGGATCTCGACTTCAATCTCAAGAAAATAGGATCGCGCTTGCTCGTGCTCAAGGGTGAGCCCAGTGAGGTGCTGAGTCGCTGCTTGAACGAG TGGAGAATTAGTAAGCTGTGCTTTGAGTTTGACACAGAACCTTATTATCAAGCTTTGGACAAGAAAGTTAAG AATCACGCATCTGCTGCCGGTGTAGAAATCTACTCTCCAGTGAGTCATACGATTTTCAATCCTCTGGATATTATACAGAAG AATGGTGGAAAGCCACCTTTGAGTTATCAATCTTTTATCAAACTTGCTGGGAAACCCTCTTGGGCCTCATCTCACATTTCAGATGAGATTACTTGGCTTCCTCCCGTTGGAAGTGTTGGAAACTGTATGATCTCAGAAGTTCCATCAATGAAGGAACTTGGCTATGAGGACAAAGAGGAG GATGAGCGGACTCCCTTCAAAGGTGGTGAATCAGAAGCTTTAAAAAGACTGAGAGAATCGATTTCAAACAAC GAGTGGGTGGCTAACTTTGAGAAACCAAAGGGAGATCCATCTTCATTTCTAAAACCAGCTACTACTGTTTTATCTCCATATTTGAAA TTTGGTTGTCTGTCTTCCAGGTACTTCTACCAGTGTATTCAAGATGTTCAGAGAGATGTCAAAAAACACACGTCACCCCCAGTTTCCCTTCTTGGACAG TTGTTGTGGAGAGAATTCTTCTATACTGTGGCGTTTGGCACTCCTAATTTTGATCAGATGAAAGACAATAAAATTTGCAAACAG ATACCATGGAAATATGATGATGAATTACTGGTTGCCTGGAGAGATGCAAAGACAGGATTTCCATGGATAGATGCCATTATGGTCCAG CTTCAAAAGTGGGGTTGGATGCACCATCTCGCTCGACATTGTGTTGCGTGTTTCCTAACTCGTGGGGATCTG CTTGTGCATTGGGAAATGGGAAGAGATGTTTTTGAGAGGCTTCTTATTGATTCAGATTGGTCCATCAATAATGCAAACTGGATGTGGCTATCATGCTCATCATTCTTTTACCAG TATAACCGTATCTATTCTCCAATCTCATTTGGAAAGAAATACGATCCGAAAGGCAATTATATCCGGCATTTCCTCCCAATGCTTAAAG ACATGCCTGATGAATACATATATGAACCATGGACAGCTCCTCGAAACGTGCAAGTTAAAGCAAAATGTATTATTGGAAAGGATTATCCAAAGCCAG TGGTTGACCATAAGTCGGCAAGTAAAGAATGCAAGCAGCTCTTTCACGAAGCCTATGAATTGAACAAAAGGTTAAATGGGAAGGTAAATGAAGAAGGTTTGAAAGATTTAAGGAGAAAATTTGAGGAAGTTGAGAGGGAGCAGGAGCCAAAATCCAAGAAACTGAAGCAGAAGCTGATCGGGTAA
- the LOC140812900 gene encoding uncharacterized protein — protein sequence MANQGPTNTGYTGHVAAGQPQLRRDDLINQPSNLQNQGQANFLQETGTQVKNMAQGAAEIGKGAAQGAVNLAKGAALGAANIAQGTAGAVKNTLGINTPDSAAPADTTRTADMNLPADIDTEMGSSTNPSSINHPSNPSTRI from the exons ATGGCAAACCAAGGTCCCACCAACACAGGCTATACCGGACATGTTGCTGCAGGCCAGCCTCAG TTGAGGAGAGATGACTTGATCAACCAACCATCCAATCTGCAAAACCAAGGCCAAGCCAACTTTCTTCAAGAG ACTGGAACACAAGTCAAGAACATGGCTCAAGGAGCAGCAGAAATAGGGAAAGGTGCGGCACAAGGTGCAGTGAACCTTGCCAAGGGTGCGGCACTAGGCGCGGCCAACATCGCACAAGGGACAGCTGGCGCGGTCAAGAATACTCTAGGGATCAACACTCCCGACTCCGCAGCCCCCGCTGACACCACCCGCACCGCCGACATGAATCTTCCTGCCGACATCGATACTGAAATGGGAAGCTCCACCAATCCTAGCAGCATCAACCATCCAAGCAATCCTAGTACTAGGATTTGA
- the LOC140812909 gene encoding uncharacterized protein At1g15400-like, with translation MAGLQRSEVSFRRQGSSGLVWDDKILSSELSQLANPRKESDTKPNRPENKEEAAAEVTVAPENPGRPPGLKIERSRSNGGGRGFRTGKVSPAVEPPSPKVSACGFCGAFGKNNMTRRRPPKPGKRVR, from the coding sequence ATGGCTGGTCTGCAGAGATCTGAAGTATCCTTCAGGAGGCAAGGCTCTTCGGGATTGGTGTGGGACGACAAAATCCTCTCGAGCGAATTGAGCCAGCTCGCCAACCCTAGAAAGGAAAGCGACACCAAACCAAATCGACCAGAGAACAAGGAAGAAGCGGCCGCGGAGGTAACAGTCGCCCCCGAGAATCCCGGCCGACCTCCAGGATTGAAGATCGAGAGGAGCCGATCCAACGGTGGAGGTCGAGGATTCAGAACCGGGAAGGTTTCGCCGGCGGTCGAGCCACCATCTCCGAAGGTTTCAGCTTGTGGGTTCTGCGGTGCTTTCGGGAAAAATAACATGACGCGCCGCCGACCGCCGAAGCCCGGTAAGCGCGTGAGGTGA